A stretch of the Mycobacterium sp. ITM-2016-00317 genome encodes the following:
- the glgC gene encoding glucose-1-phosphate adenylyltransferase — MREAPHVLGIVLAGGEGKRLYPLTADRAKPAVPFGGGYRLIDFVLSNLVNARFLRICVLTQYKSHSLDRHISQNWRLSGLAGEYITPVPAQQRLGPRWYTGSADAIYQSMNLIYDEDPDYIVIFGADHVYRMDPEQMVQQHIESGAGATVAGIRVPRSEASAFGCIDADDSGRIRGWVEKPADPPGTPDDPEMTFASMGNYIFTTKVLIDAIRADAEDGDSDHDMGGNIIPRLVADGMAAVYDFSDNEVPGATERDHGYWRDVGTLDAFYDAHMDLVSVHPVFNLYNKRWPIRGGAENLALAKFVNGGSAQESVVGAGSIISAASVRNSVLSSNVVIDDGAIVEGSVLHPGVRIGRGAVVRHAILDKNVVVGPGEMVGVDLDKDRERFSISAGGVVAVGKGVWI, encoded by the coding sequence ATGAGGGAAGCGCCACATGTGTTGGGCATCGTCCTCGCAGGCGGAGAAGGCAAGCGCCTCTACCCGTTGACGGCCGATCGCGCGAAGCCGGCCGTACCCTTCGGGGGCGGTTACCGGCTCATCGATTTCGTTCTCTCGAACCTCGTCAATGCCCGCTTTCTGCGGATCTGCGTTCTGACCCAGTACAAGTCTCATTCGCTGGACCGCCACATCTCGCAGAACTGGCGGCTTTCGGGGCTTGCCGGTGAGTACATCACCCCGGTGCCTGCCCAGCAGCGGCTCGGTCCGCGCTGGTACACCGGTTCGGCGGACGCGATCTACCAGTCGATGAACCTGATCTACGACGAGGATCCCGACTACATCGTGATCTTCGGCGCCGACCACGTGTACCGGATGGACCCCGAGCAGATGGTCCAGCAGCACATCGAGAGCGGCGCGGGTGCGACCGTGGCCGGGATCCGGGTGCCGCGCTCGGAGGCCAGTGCGTTCGGCTGCATCGACGCCGACGATTCCGGACGCATCCGGGGCTGGGTGGAGAAGCCGGCCGATCCGCCGGGCACCCCCGACGACCCCGAGATGACGTTCGCGTCGATGGGCAACTACATCTTCACCACCAAGGTGCTCATCGACGCCATCCGCGCCGACGCCGAGGACGGCGACTCCGACCACGACATGGGCGGAAACATCATCCCCAGGCTGGTCGCCGACGGGATGGCCGCGGTGTACGACTTCAGCGACAACGAGGTGCCCGGCGCCACCGAGCGCGACCACGGCTACTGGCGTGACGTCGGCACTTTGGACGCGTTCTACGACGCGCACATGGACCTGGTCTCCGTGCACCCGGTGTTCAACCTGTACAACAAGCGCTGGCCGATCCGCGGCGGCGCCGAGAACCTGGCGCTGGCCAAGTTCGTCAACGGCGGCTCGGCCCAGGAGTCGGTGGTCGGCGCGGGCAGCATCATTTCGGCCGCCTCGGTGCGTAATTCGGTGCTGTCGTCCAATGTCGTCATCGACGACGGCGCCATCGTCGAGGGCAGTGTGCTGCATCCCGGGGTGCGGATCGGGCGCGGCGCCGTGGTCCGGCACGCGATCCTGGACAAGAACGTGGTGGTCGGCCCCGGCGAGATGGTCGGTGTCGATCTCGACAAGGACCGCGAACGGTTCTCGATCAGCGCGGGCGGGGTGGTTGCGGTCGGAAAGGGCGTCTGGATCTGA
- the glgA gene encoding glycogen synthase — translation MRVAMMTREYPPEVYGGAGVHVTELVAQLRHLCEVDVHCMGAPRAGAVVAQPDPALAGANPALTTLSADLNMVNAASAATVVHSHTWYAGMAGHLAALLYGVPHVLTAHSLEPMRPWKAEQLGGGYRISSWVEKTAVEAAAAVIAVSSGMRKDVLRTYPALDPDRVHVVRNGIDTEVWYPADPGPADSVLAELGVDPARPIVAFVGRITRQKGVAHLVAAAHKFDPEVQLVLCAGAPDTPEIAEEVSAAVRELSASRTGVFWVREMLPTPKIREILSAAVVFVCPSVYEPLGIVNLEAMACSTAVVASDVGGIPEVVADRQTGLLVHYDPDDTASFESGLAAAVNSLVADPQRAAEFGKAGRLRCIDEFSWAQIAQETLQIYRSVSS, via the coding sequence ATGCGGGTGGCGATGATGACTCGGGAGTACCCACCCGAGGTGTACGGCGGAGCCGGGGTCCATGTCACGGAACTGGTCGCGCAGCTGCGCCACCTGTGCGAGGTCGACGTGCACTGTATGGGCGCGCCACGGGCAGGCGCCGTCGTCGCCCAGCCCGATCCCGCGCTTGCCGGCGCCAATCCGGCGCTGACCACGCTGTCGGCCGACCTGAACATGGTCAACGCCGCGTCGGCGGCCACCGTGGTGCACTCGCACACCTGGTACGCCGGCATGGCCGGGCATCTGGCTGCACTGCTCTACGGGGTCCCGCACGTGCTCACCGCACACTCGCTGGAACCGATGCGGCCGTGGAAGGCCGAGCAGCTCGGCGGCGGCTACCGCATCTCGTCGTGGGTGGAGAAGACCGCGGTCGAGGCCGCGGCCGCGGTCATCGCGGTCAGTTCGGGAATGCGCAAGGATGTGCTGCGCACCTATCCGGCGCTGGACCCCGACCGGGTGCACGTGGTGCGCAACGGCATCGACACCGAGGTCTGGTATCCGGCTGACCCGGGTCCCGCCGATTCGGTGCTGGCCGAACTCGGAGTCGACCCGGCGCGGCCGATCGTCGCGTTCGTCGGCCGGATCACCCGCCAGAAGGGCGTGGCGCATCTGGTGGCAGCGGCGCACAAGTTCGACCCCGAGGTGCAGCTGGTGCTGTGCGCCGGCGCCCCAGATACCCCGGAGATCGCCGAGGAGGTGTCCGCGGCGGTCCGCGAACTGTCCGCTTCCCGTACCGGGGTGTTCTGGGTGCGCGAGATGCTGCCCACCCCCAAGATCCGCGAGATCTTGTCGGCGGCAGTCGTTTTCGTCTGTCCGTCGGTGTACGAGCCGCTGGGCATCGTGAACCTCGAGGCCATGGCGTGTTCGACGGCGGTGGTGGCCTCCGACGTCGGCGGGATCCCCGAGGTGGTGGCCGACCGGCAGACGGGTCTGCTGGTGCACTATGACCCCGACGACACGGCGTCGTTCGAGAGCGGACTGGCCGCCGCGGTCAACTCGCTGGTCGCCGACCCGCAGCGGGCGGCCGAATTCGGCAAAGCCGGACGTCTGCGGTGTATCGATGAGTTCTCCTGGGCACAGATCGCCCAGGAGACACTGCAGATCTACCGCTCGGTCTCGAGCTAG
- a CDS encoding DUF3117 domain-containing protein has product MAAMKPRTGDGPLEATKEGRGIVMRVPLEGGGRLVVELTPDEAAALGDELKGVTS; this is encoded by the coding sequence ATGGCGGCGATGAAGCCCCGGACCGGCGACGGTCCACTGGAAGCAACCAAGGAGGGGCGGGGCATCGTGATGCGGGTACCACTGGAAGGCGGTGGCAGGCTCGTCGTCGAACTCACCCCGGACGAGGCCGCAGCGCTGGGCGACGAACTCAAGGGTGTCACCAGCTAG
- a CDS encoding DNA-3-methyladenine glycosylase I yields MTASAAADSRIRCGWIDQSRLSADDFELYRDYHDTEWGRPLRDSASLFERVSLEAFQSGLSWLIILRKRDNFRAAFDGFDVERVARYTDRDVERLMADPGIVRNRAKIDATIANARVTADMADAGEDLGELLWSFAPADRATRGRPATMSEIAAVTSESKAMAKELKKRGFRFVGPTTAYALMQATGMVDDHVTNCWVPGLADGR; encoded by the coding sequence GTGACGGCCTCGGCTGCCGCGGACTCGCGGATCCGCTGCGGATGGATCGATCAATCGCGGCTTTCCGCAGATGATTTCGAGCTGTACCGGGACTACCACGACACGGAGTGGGGCCGGCCGCTGCGCGACTCGGCGTCGCTGTTCGAGCGGGTCAGCCTCGAGGCGTTCCAGAGCGGGTTGTCCTGGCTGATCATCCTGCGCAAACGGGACAACTTCCGTGCCGCGTTCGACGGGTTCGACGTCGAGCGCGTCGCGCGCTACACCGACCGCGACGTCGAACGGTTGATGGCTGATCCGGGCATCGTGCGCAACCGCGCCAAGATCGACGCGACGATCGCCAACGCGCGGGTCACCGCGGACATGGCCGACGCCGGCGAGGATCTGGGGGAGTTGCTGTGGTCGTTCGCTCCCGCGGATCGGGCGACCCGGGGGCGGCCCGCCACCATGTCGGAGATCGCCGCCGTGACTTCCGAGTCGAAGGCGATGGCCAAGGAGCTCAAGAAGCGCGGCTTCCGGTTCGTCGGGCCGACGACGGCCTACGCGCTGATGCAGGCGACCGGGATGGTCGACGACCACGTGACCAACTGCTGGGTGCCGGGGCTCGCGGACGGGAGGTAG
- a CDS encoding DivIVA domain-containing protein, producing the protein MTLVLLYLVVLVLVGIVLFALGSVLFGRGEALPPLPQATTATVLPASGVTGADVDAVKFSQTVRGYKTSEVDWVLDRLGRELDMLRGELDTLRAATDLDDDVDDGAQHAVPAREDA; encoded by the coding sequence GTGACTCTCGTCCTGCTCTACCTCGTCGTGCTGGTGCTCGTCGGCATCGTGCTGTTCGCCCTCGGCAGCGTGCTGTTCGGTCGTGGTGAGGCGCTGCCGCCGCTGCCGCAGGCCACCACCGCCACCGTGCTGCCCGCCTCCGGGGTCACCGGCGCCGACGTCGACGCGGTGAAGTTCAGCCAGACCGTGCGCGGCTACAAGACCAGTGAGGTCGACTGGGTGCTGGACCGGTTGGGACGTGAGCTCGACATGCTCCGCGGTGAGCTGGACACCCTGCGCGCCGCGACCGACCTGGACGACGACGTCGACGACGGGGCGCAGCACGCGGTCCCGGCGCGGGAGGACGCGTGA
- a CDS encoding glucosyl-3-phosphoglycerate synthase: MTVLSDRVDDLETYGVAEHRWLRERSWCRPSWTVAELEAAKKGRTVSVVLPALDEEETVAGVVETITPLLGGLVDELIVLDSGSTDDTEIRAVAAGARVVSREVALPEVPPQPGKGEVLWRSLAATTGDIIAFVDSDLLDPDPMFVPKLLGPLLTADGVHLVKGFYRRPLKVSGREDANGGGRVTELVARPLLAALRPELMCLYQPLGGEYAGTRELLTAVPFAPGYGVEIGLLVDAYDRLGLDGIAQVNLGVRTHRNRPLTELASMSRQVIATLLTRCGIPDSGVGLTQFFADGDDYTPRTSAVSLTDRPPMITLRPRG, encoded by the coding sequence ATGACTGTGTTGTCTGACCGCGTCGACGACCTGGAGACCTACGGCGTGGCCGAGCACCGGTGGCTGCGTGAACGCAGCTGGTGCCGGCCGAGCTGGACCGTGGCCGAACTGGAGGCCGCCAAGAAGGGCCGCACCGTGTCGGTGGTGCTGCCCGCACTCGATGAGGAAGAAACGGTGGCCGGCGTCGTCGAGACCATCACCCCGCTGCTCGGCGGGCTGGTCGACGAGCTGATCGTGCTGGACTCCGGTTCCACCGACGACACCGAGATCCGCGCCGTCGCCGCCGGCGCCCGGGTGGTCAGCCGTGAGGTCGCGCTGCCCGAGGTGCCGCCGCAGCCCGGCAAGGGCGAGGTGCTGTGGCGCTCGCTGGCCGCGACCACCGGAGACATCATCGCGTTCGTCGACTCCGACCTGCTCGACCCCGATCCGATGTTCGTGCCGAAGCTGCTCGGCCCGCTGCTGACCGCCGACGGTGTGCACCTGGTCAAGGGGTTCTACCGGCGGCCGCTGAAGGTCAGCGGCCGGGAGGACGCCAACGGCGGCGGCCGGGTCACCGAACTGGTGGCGCGCCCGCTGCTGGCCGCGCTGCGTCCCGAGCTGATGTGCCTGTACCAGCCGCTGGGCGGTGAGTACGCGGGCACGCGCGAGCTGCTGACCGCGGTGCCGTTCGCCCCCGGCTACGGCGTGGAGATCGGGCTGCTCGTCGACGCCTACGACCGGTTGGGCCTGGATGGCATCGCCCAGGTGAACCTCGGGGTGCGCACGCACCGCAACCGCCCGCTGACCGAGCTCGCGTCGATGAGCAGGCAGGTCATCGCCACCCTGCTGACGCGCTGCGGCATCCCCGACTCCGGGGTCGGGCTCACCCAGTTCTTCGCCGACGGCGACGACTACACCCCGCGGACCTCGGCGGTGTCACTGACCGACCGTCCGCCGATGATCACCCTGCGCCCCCGCGGCTGA
- the folP gene encoding dihydropteroate synthase, producing MQSTFLGRPVAGDRALIMAIVNRTPDSFYDRGATFTDEAAMEAAHRVVAEGADIIDVGGVKAGPGETVDVDEEIARVVPFIEWLRGTFPDRVISVDTWRAEVAKQACAAGADLINDTWGGVDPELPAVAAEFNAGLVCSHTGGAVPRTRPFRVNYGLTERGVVDDVVAELTSAAERALSLGVRRDGIVIDPTHDFGKNTYHGLSLLRQVKDLVNTGWPVLMALSNKDFVGETLGVGLTERLEGTLAATALAAADGAAIFRVHEVGPTRRVLEMVASIKGARQPKRTVRGLA from the coding sequence GTGCAGTCGACGTTTCTGGGACGCCCGGTGGCCGGGGATCGGGCGCTGATCATGGCGATCGTGAACCGCACGCCGGACTCGTTCTACGACCGCGGCGCCACGTTCACCGACGAGGCGGCCATGGAGGCGGCCCACCGGGTGGTCGCCGAGGGCGCCGACATCATCGACGTCGGCGGGGTCAAGGCGGGCCCCGGTGAGACGGTCGACGTCGACGAGGAGATCGCCCGGGTCGTGCCGTTCATCGAGTGGCTGCGCGGCACCTTCCCGGACCGGGTGATCAGCGTCGACACCTGGCGCGCGGAAGTGGCCAAGCAGGCCTGCGCGGCCGGCGCGGACCTGATCAACGACACGTGGGGCGGGGTCGATCCCGAGCTGCCCGCGGTGGCCGCCGAGTTCAACGCCGGGCTGGTGTGTTCGCACACCGGCGGCGCGGTGCCGCGGACCCGGCCGTTCCGGGTCAACTACGGGCTGACCGAGCGCGGTGTGGTCGACGACGTGGTCGCCGAGCTGACCTCCGCGGCGGAGCGAGCCCTGTCGCTCGGGGTGCGCCGGGACGGCATCGTCATCGACCCGACCCATGATTTCGGCAAGAACACTTACCACGGCCTTAGTTTGTTGCGCCAGGTAAAAGACCTTGTAAACACTGGATGGCCGGTCCTGATGGCCCTGAGCAACAAAGATTTCGTCGGGGAGACTCTGGGTGTGGGTCTGACCGAACGCCTGGAGGGCACCCTCGCCGCCACTGCGCTGGCGGCGGCCGACGGTGCCGCGATCTTCCGCGTGCACGAGGTCGGACCCACACGTCGGGTACTGGAGATGGTTGCGTCGATCAAGGGCGCCCGTCAGCCGAAACGCACCGTGAGGGGACTGGCATGA
- the fadD6 gene encoding long-chain-acyl-CoA synthetase FadD6, translating into MTKRSGTRDSVGLFDIAKQVPGLLKDAPTIVRGVVTGFGARPTAKTSIGKVFQDRAAQYANNVFLKFEDREITYGEANEIVNRYAAVLAARGVGHGDVVGIMMRNSPEPVLLMLAIVKCGAISGMLNYHQRDEVLKHSLGLLSASVVVAETEFVEPITESGADTKGLMTLDELRQLAETAPTTNPVTTSAVLAKDKAFYIFTSGTTGMPKASVMTHYRWLRALAGFGGLGLRLNNRDTLYCCLPLYHNNALTVALSSVINAGAALALGKSFSASKFWDDVIRYDATAFVYIGEICTYLLKQPEKPTDRQHKVRVICGNGLRPAIWDDFTERFGIKRVCEFYAASEGNTAFVNVFNIDKTTGIAPPTPIAFVAYDEHTGEPVRDDNGRVRKVKKGEPGLLLSKVSNFQPFDGYTDKKESEKKLVRDAFKEGDVWFNTGDLMRAQGFNHAAFTDRLGDTFRWKGENVATTEVEAAVSTHDQIEQVTAFGVEVPDTGGRAGMVAIQLKEGHELDGKGLAKAVFDKLPGYAVPLFVRVVQELAHTSTFKSQKGDLRKEGYGGSSGEGDEDDVKIEDPLYVLSGRDEGYVPYYDEYPGEVAEGKKPK; encoded by the coding sequence ATGACGAAGAGGTCGGGGACCCGGGACAGCGTGGGGCTGTTCGACATCGCCAAGCAGGTGCCAGGTCTGCTCAAGGACGCGCCGACCATCGTCCGCGGTGTGGTGACGGGGTTCGGGGCCCGGCCGACCGCGAAGACGTCGATCGGCAAGGTGTTCCAGGACCGTGCCGCGCAGTACGCCAACAACGTGTTCCTGAAGTTCGAGGACCGCGAGATCACCTACGGCGAGGCCAACGAGATCGTCAACCGCTACGCGGCCGTGCTCGCCGCGCGCGGAGTGGGCCACGGAGACGTCGTCGGCATCATGATGCGCAACTCGCCCGAACCGGTGCTGCTCATGCTCGCCATCGTCAAATGCGGCGCGATCTCCGGGATGCTGAACTACCACCAGCGCGACGAGGTGCTCAAGCACAGCCTCGGGCTGCTGTCGGCCTCGGTCGTGGTCGCCGAGACCGAGTTCGTCGAGCCGATCACCGAGTCCGGCGCCGACACCAAAGGCCTGATGACCCTCGACGAGCTCCGGCAGCTCGCCGAGACCGCGCCGACCACCAACCCTGTGACCACCTCGGCGGTGCTGGCCAAGGACAAGGCGTTCTACATCTTCACCTCCGGCACCACCGGCATGCCGAAGGCCAGCGTGATGACGCACTACCGCTGGCTGCGCGCACTGGCCGGATTCGGCGGGCTCGGTCTGCGGCTGAACAACAGGGACACCCTGTACTGCTGCCTGCCGCTCTACCACAACAACGCACTGACGGTCGCGCTGTCGTCGGTGATCAACGCAGGCGCGGCGCTGGCGCTGGGCAAGTCGTTCTCGGCGTCGAAGTTCTGGGACGACGTGATCCGTTACGACGCCACCGCGTTCGTCTACATCGGCGAGATCTGCACCTACCTGCTCAAGCAGCCGGAGAAGCCGACCGACCGGCAGCACAAGGTGCGGGTCATCTGCGGAAACGGACTGCGCCCGGCCATCTGGGACGACTTCACCGAGCGGTTCGGCATCAAGCGGGTCTGCGAGTTCTACGCCGCCAGCGAGGGCAACACCGCGTTCGTCAACGTCTTCAACATCGACAAGACCACCGGGATCGCCCCGCCCACCCCGATCGCGTTCGTCGCGTACGACGAGCACACCGGCGAGCCGGTGCGCGACGACAACGGCCGGGTCCGCAAGGTCAAGAAGGGTGAGCCCGGGTTGCTGCTGTCCAAGGTCAGCAACTTCCAGCCGTTCGACGGCTACACCGACAAGAAGGAGTCGGAGAAGAAGCTCGTGCGCGACGCCTTCAAGGAGGGCGACGTGTGGTTCAACACCGGCGACCTGATGCGCGCACAGGGCTTCAACCACGCCGCGTTCACCGACCGGCTCGGCGACACGTTCCGGTGGAAGGGCGAGAACGTCGCCACCACCGAGGTGGAGGCCGCGGTGTCCACCCACGATCAGATCGAGCAGGTCACGGCGTTCGGCGTCGAGGTGCCCGACACCGGCGGCCGGGCCGGCATGGTGGCCATTCAGCTCAAAGAGGGCCACGAGCTCGACGGCAAGGGCCTGGCCAAGGCGGTGTTCGACAAGCTGCCCGGGTATGCGGTGCCGTTGTTCGTCCGCGTGGTGCAGGAGCTCGCGCACACGTCGACGTTCAAGAGTCAGAAGGGCGACCTGCGCAAGGAGGGCTACGGCGGCAGCAGCGGCGAGGGCGACGAGGACGACGTCAAGATCGAGGATCCGCTGTACGTGCTGTCCGGCCGCGACGAGGGATACGTGCCGTACTACGACGAGTACCCCGGCGAGGTCGCGGAGGGCAAGAAGCCCAAGTAA
- a CDS encoding TIGR00730 family Rossman fold protein, translating into MSPDQDHEWAVCVYCASGPVHPDLLELARSVGDGIAARGWTLVSGGGNVSAMGAVATAARARGGYTVGVIPKRLVHREVADTEADELVVTDTMRERKQVMEDRADAFLALPGGIGTLEEFFEAWTAAYLGMHTKPIVMLNTLGHYDGLLAWLHGLVGTGYVAEDAMRCLTVVDDVDAALAACAPG; encoded by the coding sequence ATGTCCCCAGATCAAGATCATGAGTGGGCTGTCTGCGTCTACTGCGCCTCGGGCCCGGTGCATCCCGATCTGCTGGAACTGGCCCGCAGCGTCGGGGACGGCATCGCCGCCCGGGGGTGGACGCTGGTGTCCGGTGGGGGCAATGTGTCGGCGATGGGCGCGGTGGCGACCGCGGCCCGGGCGCGCGGCGGCTACACCGTCGGCGTCATCCCGAAGCGCCTGGTGCACCGGGAGGTCGCCGACACCGAGGCCGACGAACTCGTCGTCACCGACACCATGCGGGAGCGTAAGCAGGTGATGGAGGACCGCGCCGACGCGTTCCTGGCGCTGCCCGGCGGCATCGGTACCCTCGAGGAATTCTTCGAAGCCTGGACCGCGGCCTATTTGGGTATGCACACGAAACCGATCGTGATGCTCAACACTCTCGGGCACTACGACGGTCTTCTGGCCTGGTTGCACGGGCTGGTCGGAACGGGCTACGTCGCCGAGGACGCGATGCGGTGCCTGACCGTCGTCGATGACGTCGATGCCGCTCTGGCCGCGTGTGCCCCGGGCTAG
- a CDS encoding ATP-binding protein: MLEAGVRGRAGAVLIGPEGVGKTTVVRAAADRLAAEFPRVDVVRATVSRQAIPLAAFERLFDVPETGTTTSVLRAAAEALGDGRLLVVDDAHLLDPLSAALLHQLAVNRSVRLLLTATVGAAAVPVEIAALWRDGLLSRVELEPPGHDDGRLMTRIEEFVDAQPAGARRILQFLAVSDPLSRADAEALTDFDTVDEAVRCGAVVAEDDELRPAHPMLLDAVRDALGGPELRRLRTAMVAQVSTGCVGVVGRLRLAALALGSDRPLPHPDMCAAARDALRLGDLELSERLGRAALGKAPDLGARLTVGYALAWQGRGREADAVLAEIDPAGLSEDELMAWALPTAANQFWMLSEPERATAFLRTTRGRVTSPAARVTLDALSATFTMNAGNLRLASELTEEVLSSPAADETAVGWAASAAALSKARMGRFADVDALAERALAAGQPGLLRFTSGLGQTTALLMTGRPDRALELAERITDLARRRQPARAIGEVVIADVLIARGELTRAVSVLREAAATLAPTGYSWGPLAWMLLAQALGRSGQPTEAAKALARAESRHGLKSMLFAPELALARAWTAAARRDTHGAVAAARDAVRAAERGGQGAVALRAAVDALRLGDPRAAATLSRLCGDVDCAFGRAALAEATGPA, encoded by the coding sequence ATGCTCGAGGCCGGTGTGCGGGGACGGGCGGGCGCGGTGCTGATCGGGCCCGAGGGAGTCGGCAAGACCACGGTGGTGCGCGCGGCCGCGGACCGGCTGGCCGCCGAGTTTCCGCGCGTGGACGTGGTGCGGGCGACCGTGTCGCGCCAGGCGATCCCGCTGGCCGCATTCGAGCGGCTGTTCGACGTGCCGGAGACCGGTACCACCACCTCCGTGCTGCGCGCGGCCGCCGAGGCCCTCGGAGACGGCAGGCTGCTCGTCGTCGACGACGCGCATCTGCTGGATCCGCTGTCGGCGGCCCTGCTGCACCAGCTGGCGGTGAACCGGTCGGTGCGGCTGCTGCTGACCGCCACTGTCGGAGCCGCCGCGGTACCTGTCGAGATCGCGGCCCTGTGGCGCGACGGTCTGCTCAGCCGGGTGGAGCTGGAACCCCCCGGCCACGACGACGGCCGGCTGATGACGCGCATCGAGGAGTTCGTCGACGCACAACCGGCAGGCGCACGCCGCATCCTGCAGTTCCTGGCCGTATCGGATCCGTTGAGCCGCGCCGACGCCGAGGCGCTGACCGACTTCGACACCGTTGACGAGGCGGTGCGCTGCGGGGCAGTGGTGGCCGAGGACGACGAACTGCGCCCGGCCCACCCGATGTTGCTGGACGCGGTCCGCGACGCGCTCGGCGGCCCCGAACTGCGCCGGCTGCGCACCGCGATGGTCGCGCAGGTCTCCACGGGCTGCGTCGGGGTGGTCGGCCGGCTGCGGCTGGCGGCGCTGGCGCTGGGCAGCGACCGCCCGCTCCCGCACCCGGACATGTGTGCCGCCGCGCGCGATGCGTTGCGGCTGGGCGACCTGGAGCTCAGCGAACGGCTGGGCCGCGCGGCGCTGGGCAAGGCGCCGGACCTCGGCGCCCGCCTGACCGTCGGGTATGCGCTGGCCTGGCAGGGCCGCGGCCGGGAGGCCGACGCGGTGCTCGCCGAGATCGACCCGGCCGGGCTCAGCGAGGACGAGCTGATGGCGTGGGCACTGCCGACCGCGGCCAACCAGTTCTGGATGCTGTCCGAGCCGGAGCGCGCCACCGCGTTCCTGCGGACCACCCGCGGCAGGGTGACATCCCCTGCCGCCCGTGTCACCCTCGACGCATTGTCGGCCACGTTCACCATGAACGCCGGAAATCTGCGCCTGGCAAGCGAACTCACCGAGGAAGTGCTCTCCTCGCCGGCAGCCGACGAGACGGCGGTCGGCTGGGCGGCCTCGGCGGCGGCCCTGAGCAAGGCGCGGATGGGCCGGTTCGCCGACGTCGACGCCCTCGCCGAGCGGGCGCTGGCCGCCGGGCAGCCGGGTCTGCTGCGGTTCACCAGCGGGCTGGGCCAGACGACCGCGCTGCTGATGACCGGCCGGCCCGACCGCGCTCTCGAACTGGCCGAGCGGATCACCGATCTGGCGCGGCGAAGGCAGCCGGCCCGCGCGATCGGTGAGGTGGTGATCGCCGACGTGCTGATCGCCCGCGGCGAGCTGACCCGTGCGGTGTCGGTGCTTCGCGAAGCCGCCGCGACGCTGGCGCCCACCGGGTATTCGTGGGGTCCACTGGCGTGGATGCTGTTGGCGCAGGCGCTCGGCCGGTCGGGGCAGCCGACAGAGGCCGCGAAAGCGTTGGCCCGCGCCGAATCCCGGCACGGCCTGAAGTCGATGCTGTTCGCCCCGGAGCTCGCCCTGGCGCGGGCGTGGACCGCGGCGGCCCGGCGGGACACGCACGGCGCCGTCGCCGCTGCCCGGGATGCCGTCAGGGCAGCCGAACGCGGCGGGCAGGGGGCGGTCGCGCTGCGCGCCGCGGTGGACGCGCTGCGGTTGGGCGACCCGCGTGCCGCGGCGACGTTGTCGCGCCTGTGCGGTGACGTCGACTGCGCGTTCGGCCGCGCCGCGCTGGCCGAGGCCACCGGCCCGGCCTGA
- a CDS encoding type VII secretion target, translated as MTQPLSVDPGAVRSLGEVHQRVAGELGALAAAAPGAGAVAQSHGTIAAAVDAALTGALGARSDTMATTRGAGDTISELLRQAALAYERGDDRGAEAIRIAADHLARSESDGVAGTSATATPPVAADALGQLSQLGQLGQQLVTPFAALAQPLAQLPQLLAQGLAQAGQGADRSEDPEIPDVSEVSEIPNDADPDAELDAAHPDAAHPDRDEERDPDDESPTDGAGPHTGDGGPPGTDPTPPPTAPRPAPTRPAVG; from the coding sequence ATGACCCAACCGCTGTCGGTGGACCCCGGCGCCGTGCGGTCCCTCGGCGAAGTTCATCAACGGGTCGCCGGCGAGCTGGGTGCCCTGGCGGCCGCCGCACCGGGTGCGGGCGCGGTCGCACAGTCGCACGGCACCATCGCCGCGGCCGTCGACGCGGCGCTGACCGGTGCGCTGGGCGCAAGGTCGGACACCATGGCCACCACACGCGGTGCCGGGGACACGATCTCCGAGCTGCTGCGGCAGGCGGCGCTGGCCTACGAGCGCGGCGACGACCGCGGCGCGGAGGCTATCCGGATCGCCGCCGACCACCTGGCGCGGTCCGAATCCGATGGCGTGGCAGGCACTTCGGCGACCGCGACGCCGCCCGTCGCGGCCGACGCGCTCGGTCAGCTGAGCCAGCTCGGCCAGCTGGGTCAGCAGCTGGTGACGCCGTTCGCCGCGCTGGCCCAGCCGCTCGCCCAACTGCCGCAGCTACTCGCCCAGGGCCTGGCGCAGGCGGGTCAGGGCGCCGATCGCTCCGAAGACCCCGAAATCCCCGATGTTTCCGAGGTTTCCGAGATCCCCAACGACGCCGATCCCGACGCCGAACTCGACGCCGCCCATCCCGACGCCGCCCATCCCGACCGCGACGAGGAGCGGGATCCGGACGACGAGTCACCCACAGACGGTGCCGGGCCACACACCGGGGACGGCGGACCGCCGGGTACTGATCCGACGCCACCGCCGACAGCCCCGCGCCCGGCGCCCACCCGGCCGGCCGTCGGTTAG